A DNA window from Impatiens glandulifera chromosome 7, dImpGla2.1, whole genome shotgun sequence contains the following coding sequences:
- the LOC124909910 gene encoding serine decarboxylase-like yields the protein MAMNKSGPFEDGDSCDQENSVLQKNVHGSRLAITEPNMDHKEDIKAYMARTLNRYKETLAKRALYHIGYPANLDFDYGALAQLQAFSLNNIGDPFIEGNYRMHSREFEVAVLDWFANLWEIQKNGYWGYVTNGGTEGNLHGILVGRELLPDGILYTSRDSHYSIFKATRMYKMECVKVDTLFTGEMDYEDFRAKLLLNKDKPAIINVNIGTTMKGGVDNVDTIIQILEECGFPDDRFYIHCDGALFGIMMPFVKHSLQVSFKKQIGSITISGHKFVGCPAPCGVYIIRKQYINTISTNIEFLGSLDTTIMGSRSGHAPIFLWYALNMNGYIGFEKQVQKCLTNARYLKDRLVEEGISVMLNELSSTVVFERPLNDDFVNRWQLACQGSMAHVIVMPSVSIEKLKEFLDELLKKRKDWYKDGGVQPPCLADDIGGDNCLCPLHK from the exons ATGGCGATGAACAAATCTGGACCCTTTGAAGATGGCGATTCATGTGATCAGGAGAATAGTGTGCTTCAGAAGAATGTGCATGGATCGCGTCTCGCAATCACTGAGCCGAATATGGACCACAAGGAGGATATAAAAGCTTACATGGCCAGAACCTTAAACAGATATAAGGAGACTCTGGCTAAGAGGGCTCTATATCACATAG GTTATCCGGCCAATCTGGACTTTGATTATGGAGCTCTAGCCCAGCTGCAAGCTTTCTCACTAAACAACATTGGGGATCCATTCATTGAAGGCAACTATAGAATGCATTCTCGAGAGTTCGAAGTTGCTGTTTTGGATTGGTTTGCCAATCTATGGGAAATTCAGAAGAATGGTTATTGGGGATATGTTACAAATGGTGGCACTGAAGGAAATCTTCATGGCATTCTAGTTGG GAGAGAACTTCTTCCAGATGGGATACTATACACTTCAAGAGATTCACATTACTCCATCTTCAAAGCAACTAGAATGTATAAAATGGAGTGTGTCAAGGTTGATACTTTATTCACGGGTGAGATGGATTATGAGGATTTCAGGGCCAAGTTGCTTCTTAATAAGGATAAGCCGGCCATCATCAATGTCAATATAG GAACAACTATGAAAGGAGGTGTTGATAATGTTGACACTATTATACAAATTTTAGAAGAATGTGGATTTCCAGATGATAGATTCTATATACATTGTGACGGAGCTTTATTTGGAATTATGATGCCTTTTGTTAAGCAT TCTCTTCAAGTATCTTTCAAAAAGCAAATAGGAAGTATCACTATTTCCGGACACAAGTTTGTGGGATGTCCAGCGCCTTGTGGAGTTTATATAATAAGGAAGCAATACATTAATACTATCTCAACAAATATCGAGTTTTTGGGCTCTCTAGACACTACAATAATGGGAAGTAGGAGCGGTCATGCTCCAATCTTCTTGTGGTACGCCTTAAACATGAATGGTTATATAGGATTTGAGAAACAAGTCCAAAAGTGTCTTACAAATGCTCGTTACTTGAAAGACCGACTTGTGGAAGAAGGGATAAGTGTCATGCTCAATGAATTGAGCAGCACCGTGGTGTTTGAACGGCCTCTGAACGATGACTTTGTCAATCGATGGCAACTCGCTTGTCAGGGAAGCATGGCGCATGTAATTGTCATGCCCAGTGTCAGTATTGAAAAGCTTAAAGAATTCTTGGATGAGTTGTTAAAGAAACGAAAAGACTGGTACAAAGATGGAGGAGTTCAGCCTCCTTGTCTTGCAGATGACATAGGGGGAGACAATTGTCTTTGTCCTCTTCACAAGTAG
- the LOC124909911 gene encoding serine decarboxylase-like → MAINKAEPSEHGDSCGKENSVLQRNVHGSRLAITEPNMDHKEDIKAYMARTLNRYRETLANRALYHIGYPANLDFDYGALAQLQAFSLNNIGDPFIEGNYRMHSREFEIAVLDWFANLWEIQNTDYWGYVTNGGTEGNLHGILVGRELLPDGILYTSRDSHYSVFKATRMYKMECVKVDTLFTGEMDYEDFRAKLLLNKDKPAIINVNIGTTMKGAVDNVDTIIQILEECGFSEDRFYIHCDGALFGIMIPFVKHSLQVSFKKPIGSITISGHKFVGCPAPCGVYITRKQYIHTISTNIEFLCSLDTTIMGSRSGHAPIFLWYALNMNSHIGFEKQVEKCLTNARYLKDRLKEEGISVMLNDLSSTVVFERPLEDDFVNRWQLACQGSIAHVVVMPSVTIQKLKEFLDELLKKRKDWYKDGGVQPPCLADDIGGDNCLCPFHK, encoded by the exons ATGGCGATCAACAAAGCTGAACCCTCTGAACATGGCGATTCATGTGGTAAGGAGAATAGTGTGCTTCAGAGGAATGTGCATGGATCGCGTCTCGCAATCACTGAGCCGAATATGGACCACAAGGAGGATATAAAAGCTTACATGGCCAGAACCTTAAACAGATATAGGGAAACTCTGGCTAATAGGGCTCTATATCACATAG GTTATCCAGCCAATCTGGACTTTGATTATGGAGCTCTAGCACAGTTGCAAGCTTTTTCCCTAAACAACATTGGGGATCCATTCATTGAAGGAAACTATAGAATGCATTCGCGAGAGTTTGAAATTGCGGTTTTGGATTGGTTTGCCAATCTATGGGAAATTCAGAACACTGATTATTGGGGATATGTTACAAACGGTGGCACGGAAGGAAATCTTCATGGCATTCTAGTTGG GCGAGAACTTCTTCCAGATGGGATACTATACACATCAAGAGATTCACATTACTCCGTCTTCAAAGCAACGAGAATGTATAAAATGGAGTGTGTCAAGGTTGATACTTTATTCACGGGTGAGATGGATTATGAGGATTTCAGGGCCAAGTTGCTTCTTAATAAGGATAAGCCGGCCATCATCAATGTCAATATAG GAACAACTATGAAAGGAGCCGTTGATAATGTTGACACTATTATACAAATTTTAGAAGAATGTGGATTTTCAGAGGATAGATTCTATATCCATTGTGACGGAGCTTTATTTGGAATTATGATTCCTTTTGTTAAGCAT tCCCTTCAAGTTTCTTTTAAGAAGCCAATTGGAAGTATTACTATTTCCGGACACAAGTTTGTGGGATGTCCAGCGCCTTGTGGAGTTTATATAACAAGGAAGCAATACATTCATACTATCTCAACAAATATCGAGTTTTTGTGCTCTCTAGACACCACAATAATGGGAAGTAGGAGCGGTCATGCTCCAATCTTCTTGTGGTACGCCTTAAACATGAATAGTCATATAGGATTTGAGAAACAAGTTGAAAAGTGCCTTACAAATGCTCGTTACTTGAAAGATCGGCTTAAGGAAGAAGGGATAAGTGTCATGCTCAATGATTTGAGTAGCACCGTGGTGTTTGAACGGCCTCTAGAAGATGACTTTGTCAATCGCTGGCAACTCGCTTGTCAGGGAAGCATTGCGCATGTAGTTGTCATGCCCAGTGTCACTATTCAAAAGCTTAAAGAATTCTTGGATGAGTTGTTAAAGAAACGAAAAGACTGGTACAAAGATGGAGGAGTTCAACCTCCTTGTCTTGCAGATGACATAGGGGGAGACAATTGTCTTTGTCCTTTTCACAAGTAG